One segment of Carya illinoinensis cultivar Pawnee chromosome 13, C.illinoinensisPawnee_v1, whole genome shotgun sequence DNA contains the following:
- the LOC122290859 gene encoding 10 kDa chaperonin 1, chloroplastic-like, whose protein sequence is MASTFLTLPKPFVYKPNAPSHSDQKTLGLRRNSLRVNAISKKWETAKVVPQADRVLIRLEELPEKSAGGVLLPKSAVKFERYLMGEILSVGAEVGEVGAGKKVLFSDINAYEVDLGTDAKHCFCKSSDLLAVVE, encoded by the exons ATGGCGTCTACTTTCCTTACATTACCTAAACCCTTTGTATACAAACCCAACGCACCCTCTCACTCTGACCAGAAAACATTAG GTCTGCGCAGAAATTCTCTCAGAGTCAACGCCATTTCAAAGAAATGGGAGACCGCCAAG GTGGTTCCACAAGCTGATAGAGTGCTTATTCGTCTTGAGGAGCTTCCTGAG AAATCAGCTGGTGGAGTCTTGTTGCCCAAATCGGCTGTTAAATTTGAGCGGTATCTTATGGGAGAA ATTCTCTCAGTTGGTGCTGAAGTTGGGGAAGTGGGGGCTGGAAAGAAG GTTCTCTTCTCTGACATAAATGCATATGAG GTTGACTTGGGAACGGATGCTAAGCACTGCTTCTGCAAGTCGAGTGACTTGTTGGCTGTGGTTGAGTAG
- the LOC122291454 gene encoding E3 ubiquitin-protein ligase ATL4, translated as MPFSSSSSNFPPPPWLNVLGGTATDSTATSASPHSSSSIKPSVLVIIFILVVTIIVSVSLCLLLRHLNRRCIRRLSTSTSTISTTTSTDAEFISARRVSPENPKNSFVRTLPLFHFSSITRRSSSTSSADCAICLSKFEPNDELRLLPLCCHAFHSQCVDTWLGSNQTCPLCRSSIFASESDLMKASLASSNSATSAAGQSFRLEIGNVSDRRAASDTGDTRRSYSIGSFEYLVEDDSEISLSHAHRRTVSDKEESGALAAHPDMESTLASEIAVGRSWLKEYIDRLSFSLSSRALSFRSSGRFFSGSSRRSEITGIGDCDLEANRVGEEISEMFRWLSGV; from the coding sequence ATgccgttttcttcttcttcttctaatttTCCGCCGCCTCCATGGCTGAACGTCCTCGGAGGCACAGCCACAGACTCCACCGCTACCTCTGCCTCGCCACATTCGTCTTCATCCATTAAACCTAGCGTACTTGTTATCATCTTTATTCTCGTTGTCACCATCATCGTCTCCGTCTCCCTCTGTCTCCTCCTGCGCCACCTAAACCGGCGTTGCATCCGCCGCTTATCTACCTCCACGTCCACGATTTCCACTACCACCAGCACCGACGCCGAGTTCATCTCTGCTCGCCGCGTCTCTCCGGAGAATCCTAAGAACTCGTTCGTCCgaactctccctctcttccaCTTCTCCTCCATCACTCGCCGGTCCTCCTCCACATCCTCTGCCGACTGCGCCATATGCTTGTCCAAGTTCGAGCCGAACGACGAGCTCCGTCTTCTCCCTCTTTGTTGCCACGCCTTCCACTCACAATGCGTCGACACCTGGCTTGGCTCCAACCAGACTTGTCCGCTATGCCGGTCTTCCATTTTCGCTTCGGAGTCGGACCTCATGAAGGCCTCGCTCGCTTCTTCTAACAGTGCAACCTCCGCCGCAGGACAGAGTTTTAGGCTGGAGATCGGAAACGTGAGCGACCGTCGAGCCGCTTCGGACACCGGCGATACGCGGAGGTCCTATTCCATCGGATCGTTCGAATACCTCGTCGAGGATGACTCCGAGATAAGTCTGAGCCACGCGCACCGGAGGACCGTGTCGGACAAGGAGGAAAGCGGAGCTTTAGCGGCTCATCCGGACATGGAGTCCACTCTAGCTTCCGAGATAGCGGTTGGAAGAAGTTGGCTGAAGGAGTATATTGATAGGCTCTCATTCTCGCTGTCATCCCGCGCGTTGTCTTTTCGGAGCTCCGGAAGGTTTTTCTCTGGGAGCAGTCGCCGGAGCGAGATCACCGGGATTGGAGATTGTGACCTCGAAGCAAACCGAGTCGGCGAAGAGATAAGCGAGATGTTCCGATGGCTATCAGGGGTATGA